A genome region from Erigeron canadensis isolate Cc75 chromosome 3, C_canadensis_v1, whole genome shotgun sequence includes the following:
- the LOC122590472 gene encoding cytochrome P450 703A2 has protein sequence MGLDLQSLTCIIVVTVLVSQIMSLWLTNRKTTGRLPPGPPRWPIFGNLLQLGSLPHRDFASFCEQYGPLVYLRLGKVDAITTNDPHIIREILLQQDDVFASRPRTLAAIHLAYKCGDVALAPFGPRWKWMRRICMEQLLTTKRLESFSKQRATEAQHLVQDVWALAHANGPINLREVLGAFSMNNVTRMLLGKQYFGSGSAGPKEALEFMHITHELFWLLGLIYLGDYLPFWRWFDPYGCEKKMREVEKRVDDFHMKIIEEHRQRKKNGEQKDEGIVDFVDVLLSLPGENGKEHMEDTQIKALVQDMIAAATDTSAVTNEWAMTEVIKHPLVLRKIQEELDNVVGPNRMVSESDLSSLNYLRCVVRETFRMHPAGPFLIPHESLRATEINGYYIPAKTRVFINTHGLGRNTMIWDDINVFRPERHLTTDGSRVEISHGDDFKILPFSAGKRKCPGAPLGVTLVLMALAQLFHCFDWSPPDGLKCEDIDTQEVYGMTMPKAKPLLAVARPRLATHMYQ, from the exons ATGGGGCTAGACCTGCAATCTTTGACATGTATCATTGTGGTTACGGTTCTTGTATCACAGATAATGTCGTTATGGCTAACAAACCGAAAGACGACAGGCAGGCTTCCACCAGGCCCTCCAAGATGGCCAATATTTGGTAATCTTCTTCAACTAGGCTCTCTACCTCATAGAGACTTTGCTTCATTTTGCGAACAATATGGACCGTTGGTCTATCTTCGTCTAGGGAAAGTTGATGCTATCACGACCAACGATCCTCATATCATTCGTGAGATACTTCTCCAACAAGATGATGTATTTGCATCGAGGCCTCGTACCTTAGCTGCCATTCATCTAGCTTATAAATGTGGCGATGTTGCACTAGCACCTTTTGGTCCTAGGTGGAAATGGATGAGAAGGATATGTATGGAGCAACTTCTTACAACGAAAAGACTAGAATCATTTTCAAAGCAACGGGCAACAGAAGCCCAACATTTGGTACAAGATGTATGGGCTTTGGCACATGCCAATGGCCCAATTAACTTAAGAGAAGTTTTAGGTGCTTTTTCTATGAACAATGTGACCCGAATGTTGTTAGGAAAACAATACTTCGGGTCAGGCTCAGCAGGGCCAAAAGAGGCCCTTGAGTTTATGCACATAACACATGAATTGTTTTGGCTACTAGGCTTGATCTATTTGGGTGATTATTTACCATTTTGGAGATGGTTCGACCCGTATGGCTGTGAGAAGAAAATGAGAGAAGTGGAGAAAAGGGTGGATGATTTTCACATGAAAATAATAGAAGAACATAGACAAAGAAAGAAGAATGGAGAGCAAAAAGATGAAGGGATTGTAGActttgttgatgttttattgTCTTTGCCAGGTGAAAATGGAAAAGAGCATATGGAAGATACACAAATAAAAGCCCTTGTTCAG GATATGATAGCTGCAGCAACAGATACTTCAGCAGTGACTAACGAATGGGCAATGACCGAAGTAATCAAACATCCACTTGTCCTTCGGAAGATCCAAGAAGAGCTTGACAACGTTGTTGGCCCAAACCGGATGGTCTCTGAGTCAGACTTGTCAAGTCTCAACTACCTAAGATGTGTGGTACGAGAAACCTTCCGTATGCATCCAGCTGGACCGTTCCTTATTCCACACGAGTCCCTGCGAGCCACAGAGATCAATGGCTACTACATTCCTGCCAAGACACGTGTCTTCATTAACACACATGGACTTGGGCGGAACACAATGATATGGgatgacatcaatgtgtttagACCAGAACGACATCTGACTACTGATGGGAGCCGAGTGGAAATAAGTCATGGAGATGATTTTAAAATCTTACCGTTTAGTGCAGGAAAGAGGAAGTGTCCTGGCGCGCCTCTTGGCGTGACCCTTGTTCTGATGGCATTGGCTCAACTTTTTCATTGCTTTGATTGGAGTCCTCCTGATGGGTTGAAATGTGAGGATATAGATACACAAGAAGTTTATGGCATGACAATGCCAAAAGCCAAACCCTTGCTGGCTGTTGCAAGGCCTCGTTTAGCAACTCATATGTATCAATAA